The nucleotide sequence ATGATGACATGATCCAAGGCAGCAGCCTCAACAGAGGTAGAATCAACGACGACTACAGGCTCACCGTCCACTGCATGCAGGCACGCTAGCAATCAGATTAATTTCTATCAAAGTTAAGATGAAAGTCTTATAGTAGAAACTAACGATGGCATGAAGGGCTGCCGCTGCCAACGCCGAAATGCGACTCCATGGCGTCGCGCGCGCCGGACTCCATCACGGTGGCGGGCGGGCAACGGCTGATGGCGAGGTCGGCGActcgcgggcgggcggcggcggcaaatcGCGGGTGAGGTCGGCGGTGACTCACGAAACGACGGCGTGCGGCGCACTCGGCGGGCCAGCGACGGCGTCGAGCCGGCTGGGCGCCACTGCGTTCGCGGCCAGGCGAGGGAGCGGCGactagggcggcggcggcggcgttgccaGACGAAACGACCAGACGAAGCGATGGTCGTTAATTGTAAAATTGGGTGGGgtgatttgcaaaaaaaacatgattaGTCTGGCTAATGGCGGGTGGTAAAGTGTAAAATTAGCCCACCTCTGTCCCTAGCCATCGGATGAGCATCCTGTGGTCTTAATTGAGAGTTTCCAAGTTTGCACAGGAACCTAGTTTTCACCTTATACGTTGCCTTCTAGGTGATCCTCGGAAAAAGATAACTAACTCGTCACTGCCGGTGTTAAACTGTTAAATGTGTTACTGTATTTTCATAACTCTACTCCAAGATTcaggtagtagtagtacaatCATTATCCATTCATATGGGCAGTATCATATTCTAGAGGTTAATTACAAGTGCACCCATCAACCATGTAAGTACACGTAACTAATTAAGTGGGATTAACTTTTGATTGGCCATTCACGTCGAAGTTCTTCGTGATTAAGTCACAAAAACgcgggagagaaaaaaaaaagggcgcgAACCAGTCACCCGTAtcgtcagcagcagcagcacaacgCGCAAGAGAAAAAGCAAAGCAAAAGCCAACGGGGAGAGGATTCTAACTCAAGTGGACGTCCACCAATTTATTTTAtgtcaactagatggttacgaaaaattttcaaaaaatttgataagatagattaatatataatatattactccacaaatatacaaattcaaattcaacttctacagcAACTTCTATAGATTactgtagaagttaaattttacgattgatatatattacatattgatctatcttatttatatatttttaatatcttttataactatttagatgacatactATAAACGGGTGGACCACTGGCTGCTAAAACAGTTTACCAAAGCCAACGAGATCGATCCCCTGATATACAAGTGGAAAACCACCAtgtccacctccgccgccatggccagccgctcgccgccgcctccgccgccgccgccgccattcccgGACTTAGAGACATGGGATTACTTCTTTGGCCAGTACGACCACCCCTCGTCGCCGTCTTCCTCGGCCACGGCGATGCCGCATCTGCCACTCTCCCGCgtatcgtcgtcgtcatcgttcgTCTCCACAGAGCTGGaactgccgccgcctccacccccgccgctgccgacgcTTCCGGCAAAGCCACTACTCCGGCGGCGCGTagcctcgccgtcgtcatcgtccttTTCCACAGAgctactgccgccgccgccgccgctgctacgGCGGgaaccctcgtcgtcgtcgtcgtccttctccactgagctgctgctgctgccgcctcctcctccgccgccgccgtttctctCCTCGGATTACTTCATCTCCTCCGATCCTGacacgccgccgcacgccggtgGTCCACCGACGTCTTCCATCCACGACTCCTCCTTCGTGTCAGGCCCATCGTCGTCTCGACCGGCGCTGGCCACGGTGATCACTGTCACCGTctccgacgacgcggcggcggcggcggcctgcgccGTCTGCACCGACGCCCTCCAGCTCGCGTCGCCGGCGTCCAGGCTCCCGTGCGGCCACCTGTACCACGCCCACTGCATCGCGCAGTGGCTGTCGCTGCGAAACACCTGCCCGGTCTGCCGCCGCAGCGTCCCGATGCGTACTGAGGAGACCGcgccgccatggtcgccgccgacggagaCCGACCAAGAGGccgtgccatcgccgccgccgacgacgacgactgcgaCCGATCACCGGCGGCGGTCTCTGCCGGGAGAACGCCGGATCAGGAGGATTTGCCGCAGGTTGCTTAATTACATGGAAATCAGCCGTCAGCGGCAGCAACACACTGATTGAGTCGTGACTGGTGACAGGCACAAATTACAAATACCAATTGCTATattgaggctgtgtttagttccttttaaagttgtaagtttgggttgaaattggtacgatgtgactgaaaaattatgTGTTTATGAcaagttgatgtgatggaaaaagttgaaagtttggattcaaagtttggatctaaacacaacctaaggtCAGTCAACAGTCTGTGATTAAACAGATTTGGAGATGGGATTATTACGATTTGTCAAGAAATACGGATTCTTTCTTTGATTAGTGAGGCTAAGCATTCGTTGTTACTCCTACATTGCTGATATGCAGGTAAATCTGCAGCTTTTTTTCTCGAACGCAGGTAAATCTGCAGCTCATGAGTTAAGCTCACAGTTTGGGTCGTCTAGGCCCGACTCTACGAGCATATGATGCACCTATCACTATCTCATGAGTTAAGTACACATCAAAATGTTGTCTTTGACCTTGGATCTCCTAAATCAACGCCCTGCCCCTAGATCATTTTTGGTTCTACCACTTGCAAACATTTCGTAAGTTATTTCGACGGGAATCGAATTCAAACTTCAAAGAAACCTGACCATACAAATAAAGGAAACTATCATTTACTAACAGTATTTTGTCTTGGTTGGAGCTTTGAAAGTTATTCTACCAAACACCTCTGATCTATTTTGATTTGGATCAGATCCCAGCTGACTCAGCAACGACACGGAAAGTTTTGTGTCCTACTCGTACTTAGCTTTTACTTTTCACTGCACGTGTAACCGCGTAAGTGACTGTGTGCAGCAATGATAAATAAATTAATGAGGGGTTTTACAATGCTTGGGAGGTACCTGGGTACCTCCTAAGTCAATTAATATCAACCGTTGATTCTGAAAggataatttagaaataaaaaatattgttaaCTAGGGTAGATTAGTAATTCCTCAACCCCCGTACCCATCCGCTGGCCAGTGGCATCCTGTGCTGATGCTGAGCGCCGGTGCATAGGGCGTACGGCGGTTGATCTGATTGTTGTTGAATGTTGCGtaatgttgttgttgctgctgctgctggactCTGGCCATTGCTGATGATTACAGAACGCTGAAGCATTGATTCATTGTTGTGAAGCTGTTAAATGGAATTGAAAAGATTGGAGTAATTGATTCCTTGCGAAATTGATGCGCTTAATTTCTAAGCTGCTAGCATATGATCGAAGAAGATATTTTGTGGCTAATTGTTGAGCATTTAATTACGCAGATCAGCCACGTTGAGAAACTAATTAAGCACCATGCCGGTGCATGCTAATCTCATCCGACTAATCGGTGATTAATCAGTTGCAGCCTCTACTAAACTCAACCCGAGATCGAGGGATCAGGAAACGGACGTGAACAGGTAGGTAAAAGTTGTTTGT is from Oryza sativa Japonica Group chromosome 9, ASM3414082v1 and encodes:
- the LOC136351730 gene encoding uncharacterized protein; the protein is MTYYKRVDHWLLKQFTKANEIDPLIYKWKTTMSTSAAMASRSPPPPPPPPPFPDLETWDYFFGQYDHPSSPSSSATAMPHLPLSRVSSSSSFVSTELELPPPPPPPLPTLPAKPLLRRRVASPSSSSFSTELLPPPPPLLRREPSSSSSSFSTELLLLPPPPPPPPFLSSDYFISSDPDTPPHAGGPPTSSIHDSSFVSGPSSSRPALATVITVTVSDDAAAAAACAVCTDALQLASPASRLPCGHLYHAHCIAQWLSLRNTCPVCRRSVPMRTEETAPPWSPPTETDQEAVPSPPPTTTTATDHRRRSLPGERRIRRICRRLLNYMEISRQRQQHTD